A single genomic interval of Nitrososphaerota archaeon harbors:
- a CDS encoding ABC transporter substrate-binding protein: MGNGKKAITKIMAITIVVALIIGLVLGYLASMFIAPTTIIGGPAGLPKEILIGGLLPLTGPLASFGENDKAAVEIAVEEINAFLKDLGIPSTVKFIVEDSEVKPAVALEKLTSL, from the coding sequence AAAATAATGGCTATAACTATAGTAGTAGCACTAATAATAGGCTTAGTTTTAGGCTATTTAGCTTCAATGTTTATAGCTCCTACAACTATTATTGGAGGCCCTGCAGGTTTACCTAAAGAAATATTAATTGGAGGTCTTCTTCCATTGACAGGACCGTTAGCTTCTTTTGGTGAAAATGATAAAGCTGCTGTAGAAATAGCTGTTGAAGAAATAAATGCTTTCCTTAAAGACCTTGGTATTCCTTCAACTGTAAAATTTATAGTGGAAGATAGTGAAGTAAAACCTGCAGTTGCTTTGGAAAAACTTACTAGTTTAAA